From the Bombus pascuorum chromosome 7, iyBomPasc1.1, whole genome shotgun sequence genome, one window contains:
- the LOC132908822 gene encoding type 1 phosphatidylinositol 4,5-bisphosphate 4-phosphatase, whose protein sequence is MGDGKKGERQPLLKNENVTYSSHGSDFVDEVESTVSTVSAIGPDEVPPPYESSSQCGKPMVTCRVCQAMIDISGKRDQHVVKCCQCNEATPIRNAPPGKKYVRCPCNCLLICKSSSQRIACPRPNCKRIINLAPSPITPPVLSMPGMCRVCCAHCHDTFLFNTLNNALARCPHCRKISSVGPDFARGRGIAFTIVGLIALVIAIAVTVGTHTYAKTSGGIYVAYVGAFLLALLCFGRSIYYCTMKISMIEGPM, encoded by the exons ATGGGAGACGGGAAGAAGGGCGAACGACAACCgttgttaaaaaatgaaaatgtcaCTTATAGTTCACACGGCAGCGATTTCGTTg atGAAGTGGAATCGACTGTTAGTACAGTATCTGCAATAGGTCCTGATGAAGTGCCACCTCCATACGAATCAAGTAGTCAATGTGGCAAGCCTATGGTCACTTGTAGGGTTTGTCAAGCTATGATAGATATTTCTGGCAAAAGAGATCAACATGTTGTCAAATGCTGTCAATGTAATGAAGCTACA CCCATACGAAATGCACCTCCTGGAAAGAAATATGTCCGTTGCCCATGTAACtgtttattaatatgtaaGAGTTCTTCACAACGTATTGCTTGTCCAAGGCCAAACTGTAAACGTATTATTAATCTTGCTCCAAGCCCAATTACACCACCTGTTTTATCTATGCCTGGAATGTGTAGGGTATGCTGTGCTCATTGTCATGACACATTTTTG tTTAATACCTTAAATAATGCTTTGGCTCGATGTCCACATTGCCGAAAAATATCTTCTGTTGGTCCAGATTTTGCTAGAGGTCGAGGTATTGCATTCACTATCGTTGGATTAATAGCCTTAGTAATTGCAATAGCTGTGACt GTTGGAACACATACATATGCAAAAACTAGTGGTGGAATTTATGTAGCTTATGTTG gtgCATTTCTCTTAGCACTTTTGTGCTTTGGACGCAGCatttattattgtacaatGAAAATTAGTATGATAGAAGGTCCAATGTAA
- the LOC132908823 gene encoding uncharacterized protein LOC132908823 has translation MEKLTHLWNVNQFITKLNCSQSRNLQTFYIERCRKFSHGIQLSSQNFGPSVMCPYCGSLWNTIDHSIRLSQGKPLSKSIEKIVHSMNNGKKEIPEVQRSLAKKCLKNKMNKLVLKCSVCSKSTRISFNKPQREKVQKIRTESIERSKKRKKKRTKDRTAGLNVPGISNLNERNIQTKELKETNIKKVGSTANFITPTQKIRTININRLKNIINQGVTPPKRKSLHSFLTELC, from the exons ATGGAAAAATTAACACATTTATGGAACGTGAatcaatttattacaaaattaaattgttcacAAAGTAGAAATTTGCAAACGTTTTACAT aGAAAGATGTAGGAAGTTTAGTCATGGAATACAACTATCGTCTCAAAATTTTGGTCCTTCTGTGATGTGCCCATATTGTGGATCGCTTTGGAATACTATAGATCATAGCATTAGATTATCACAAGGTAAACCACTTTCTAAAtccattgaaaaaattgtacactCTATGAATAACGGTAAGAAAGAAATACCTGAAGTTCAAAGAAGTTTagcaaaaaaatgtttaaaaaataaaatgaacaaaTTGGTACTTAAATGCTCAGTTTGTTCAAAAAGTACAagaatatcgtttaataaacCACAAAGGGAAAAAGTACAAAAGATTAGGACAGAAAGTATTGAAAGATCAAAAAaacggaagaagaagaggaccAAGGATAGAACAGCTGGCTTAAATGTTCCtggaatttcaaatttgaatGAGAGAAATATTCAAACCAAGGAATTGAAAGAAACCAACATAAAAAAAGTTGGAAGCActgcaaattttattacaccaACTCAGAAAATAAGAACgattaatataaatcgattaaaaaacataataaatcaaGGTGTAACACCTCCAAAAAGGAAAAGTTTACATAGTTTCTTAACAGAGCTTTGTTGA